The Aspergillus nidulans FGSC A4 chromosome VIII genome contains the following window.
ATTGCTGCATTGATCCGGCTCGTCGACCCGCGGGTTTCGCACTCACGCAGCCTCCCGTGAGTACAACGGAACAAAGCTGACTGAGATCCGATTATCCATCGAGTCTTGTGGAGACGACTACACCCTCTAAGCAAGGCAGCCGGTCTCGAATAATCGATCGGTTTGCTGTCAGATCTGCGCCGTCTGGTGTCTACAGATCGTGAAGGGCGTGTTACACGGGCGAAACCACAAACATCTACGGATTCTGCTGGTGTGTGTCCTCTTACccatttcttttctttgcttttcttttctttttttcctgCTCAtgctttttttctccttttttgtTTCCCTATTCTCTGCTTATAGAGTTTCATACCACCACCACTTCTTCTTATCCCACCGTTCGTATCTGACTGGGGGAAGCCCGAGCTGACTGTCTGCTTAAAGGTTGTCactcttcttgtctttcttttcttatcaGCCTATTAGTTTCAGGGAGATGTCCAGCTGCAGGTCAAGTTTTGTGTCTATTTTGAACAATGATGATAACCCGGCATTTGCCGTTCGATCAACATATGGGATTCCGACACATTATCCCACATCATCACAGTATCAATTAGAACCGCCTTCAGCAAAAAGCACGTCAGAGTATCATTATGGTCGCACATACTCTGACTCACCATCACCGCGGGTAATGCGACAAGCATTCGACCCAGTCACCGAGGCTACCAGGGCAGCCTCACCGGGTTCATCAGATTGTTCTTCATACGACTATACAGCTAGCTCAGGCACGGGCTCCTACTACCACCCCTACGCTAGGCACGATCCGTATGCTTATCACCCGCGTCCCGACAAACGGCTCAGTGGTAACTCCATGGCCGAACCCCCATCACCTCAAACGTCGATCGCTAGCACGTCAAAGGAGTCTGTTGGCGCTAAACCAGCCCGCAAGAACAAGTATCCCTGTCCGTTCGCTGCCAGCCACGCCTGCACTGCGACCTTTACGACATCAGGGCATGCAGCACGACACGGCAAGAAACACACGGGGGAGAAGAGCGTACATTGCCCGATTTGCAACAAGGCGTTCACCCGGAAGGACAACATGAAACAGCATATCCGGACGCATCGGACACATTCCGAAGAAATGTCTGCTAATTCGACGTCGCGGAGTAGCGATGCTAGCCGGGAGTGGGCGGCCAGGAGAACGAACCGATTGTACGATCATTAGCAATTTGACGCATGGTTTCGGAGATATGATTGCCTACGATAatatgaggacgatgatttcGGTGTGATGCGGTCACCGCGACGTCTCCTGCCATCACAAAAGGCCCACAAATAAGGCCCTGAGAGgacttctcttcctcaaaaGACCATCGCGGTCCAGGCATTGATGGAACTCATACGGCCGACGCGCTCACCTGGTTCCTTCTATACAATGAAGGCTGAGCGAAACGACAGCCGTTAAAGGCAGGTGGCTGCTGAGACATGACCTTCTGCATCCTTCTACTGCCTTACtattcttttctcttcttctcgccgtctGAAAAACGACGGATAGAACTGGATAGACTTATGCTTCCCAGCAGCgtgaattttttttttctctcttcgtTCATCTTCCATTGCATTGTTTATTTGTTTTTGCCGTATTCTTTTTCGCATAAGACCTGCATATATCAGCTATCAGCGTTTACTTTTCTTTGTTTGTCTTCTTATGTCATGAAGGGCctgaagatcatggcccAGGGCCAGAGGCATGTACTATAACAAAGCGACGTCAGTTAGGCTCAGTTGAGCCCCAATCATATGATACCCAGAGGGTTTGATTGTCCTGAATAATGTTCACTCTTTGCCTTCCAATAGTCGCGTGGAACCATGGAACATGTGCCAAGCATAGAGTGAGGTAGAGAGCAGTTGGATCAGGAACCCGCGGTCCCAGCGGGAGGGACTGTGGAGCTATCTGATGCCTACCTAGAGAGTAAACCAGACTTATTGCTTTTTGTCTCGAACTAGTGAGTCCCTATCAGTACAGTCAGTGACTTTAGAAATGTTCGAGACTGGTACTAGGCTTTAAGAATAAATATGACATCAGACCACTTGAAAATTCCTACTATAGGCGATTGTACTATAGCCCGAACATCATGATGAATTCAGTCTGATTTATCTGTCCACTAAGAAACGCGCCTGAGCCGCCGTCTCTGCGGCGGATGACGGTATGTTAAACCTGGTCACCTGGTTTCAATGAACGGAGATGGCCGTCGGCCGCCAGCCACAGATGATACAATGGAAGCTGATCTCGAACCTCGTGATTTGTGGCTTGAACGCAGCCAGTGACTCTCGGAGACAGAAGGGATAAAGAAGTGCGCGGTTACGTCAGAGTCCGTGACTGCGGCTGGTGCCCCGCCTCGCTCGCCAGCGGCTGGTCACACTTAAAACAGCTGGGTTGCTCTTCTGTGCCCGGCCTCATgatctctttcttccttttaTCCTTCACTGCAGTCACGGCCGTCGATTAGATCATCTCCATGAACTACTGAGCCAGTGATTCTTCTCTTTTCATTTAGTTTCTCTTACCTTACTCTCTAGCGATGGCTTACTACGATAGCCGACCACCATACCCTCCCGCAGAGTATCCCGAGACGCCCTACTATTACGGGACCACGCACGGCGGGAGTCACTCCACGGCTGTCATGCCACATGCCAACCCCGCCCCCACTGGCGGAACCAGGGACGCATACTACCGAGACCATCCTGCGAGAGACGCATACGAATATGGGCACGGCGACTACGACTCGAAGCGCTCACGCAAGAGCCGTCACAAGGCACACTCGGCAGATCACTACGACGACCCGTACGACGGATACGAGTCGCGCTCCCGACGATCCAGACATCATGATGAGCGGCGTGCGTGTACCAATCCTTAGGTTGAACAAGACCAGGTAAGACTGACTGAACCAAAAGGCCGTGAAAAGTACGACTATTCGCCGTCAAGTAGCCGCTCGCCGCCCCGTCGTCGAAGATCCTTGTCAGAGCGTGCACTCGGCGCCCTTGGTCTAGGAGCTGGGGCTGCTTCGGCGGGATCCAAGCATCGCGACAACGAGCGCGGCCGTTCCCGTGGCCGCCACCACAGATCTTACTCGTATTCGCCATCTCCCTCCCGTGGAggtcaccaccaccaccgcgaCAAGAGCGAGGCGCGCATCGCCCAAGCAGTTAAGGCCGCTCTAGCTGCTGGGGCAATTGAGGCGTTTCGCGCACGCAAGGAACCCGGTGAATGGTCCGGTGCTAAAGGAAAACGCGTTCTGACCGCTGCGCTGGCTGCTGGAGGCACCGATGGCATAGTTGACCGGAACCCTGACAAACACTCCAAACGCCATATCCTTGAATCTACGCTTGCTGGCCTCGCTACAAACCGTGTCGTCAATGGATCACGCTCTCGTTCGAGATCTCGTAGACGCTCTCGCTCCCGTTCCCGCTCCAAGGGCCGAGGCAAGGCCAAGGACGCCGCCATTGCGGGCATCCTAGCTGCTGCAGGGAAGGAGGCCTACGATCGGTTCCAAAAGTCCCATTCCCgatctcggcctcgtcacCGCTCCAACTCTAGAGATAGCTACGACAGTTACGGGTCTCGTCCTCGCCACAAGCGGAGCAAGAGCGTTTCTGACTATATCAACAAAGGTATGGCAGCTCTGGGCCTCGACGATAAGAGTGACCGGAGCGACA
Protein-coding sequences here:
- a CDS encoding C2H2-type zinc finger protein (transcript_id=CADANIAT00001372); translated protein: MSSCRSSFVSILNNDDNPAFAVRSTYGIPTHYPTSSQYQLEPPSAKSTSEYHYGRTYSDSPSPRVMRQAFDPVTEATRAASPGSSDCSSYDYTASSGTGSYYHPYARHDPYAYHPRPDKRLSGNSMAEPPSPQTSIASTSKESVGAKPARKNKYPCPFAASHACTATFTTSGHAARHGKKHTGEKSVHCPICNKAFTRKDNMKQHIRTHRTHSEEMSANSTSRSSDASREWAARRTNRLYDH
- a CDS encoding uncharacterized protein (transcript_id=CADANIAT00001373) translates to MAYYDSRPPYPPAEYPETPYYYGTTHGGSHSTAVMPHANPAPTGGTRDAYYRDHPARDAYEYGHGDYDSKRSRKSRHKAHSADHYDDPYDGYESRSRRSRHHDERRREKYDYSPSSSRSPPRRRRSLSERALGALGLGAGAASAGSKHRDNERGRSRGRHHRSYSYSPSPSRGGHHHHRDKSEARIAQAVKAALAAGAIEAFRARKEPGEWSGAKGKRVLTAALAAGGTDGIVDRNPDKHSKRHILESTLAGLATNRVVNGSRSRSRSRRRSRSRSRSKGRGKAKDAAIAGILAAAGKEAYDRFQKSHSRSRPRHRSNSRDSYDSYGSRPRHKRSKSVSDYINKGMAALGLDDKSDRSDKDDRRRRHHRSSRYDDYSDDGYSSDEYYRRHPSPPRTRHSRDVSRAYYLPEPGARAEGNYDQTTVGHYSRPGSQSTSTQDQSRDTKQIDSDTDDSTDDRKKLSKLNRETLWATGLAAAATIHAAHSLTESMEKHKERAKQVREGEMSREEARHRRRKNQLSDIASVGVAALGINSAIAEWRNFDHKRRERAEMHKVCKERSKSMSKGHSRSNSRSHFDSYSRPQRTQSLNHQTPRTIYPDEVEENWSVSDRRSMRGRSPGVMI